The Beijerinckiaceae bacterium RH AL1 genome has a segment encoding these proteins:
- the folP gene encoding Dihydropteroate synthase (ID:RHAL1_00487;~source:Prodigal:2.6), which yields MTPEADLKLARLLGQLPGTPTLMGIVNVTPDSFSDGGRFLTADAAIAEAKRHVAGGAAIIDVGAESTRPGHAPVDAQEERARLAPVLAALIASVDVAVSIDTTKAAIASIALEAGAAIVNDQWGLQGDPAMAGTVADAGAGLVMMHNRAETDPTLDIVDALRVFFDRSLEIAAAAGIAEDRIILDPGIGFGKTKAQNLRALGAGVAALAGYHLPVLIGVSRKSLFAALIGKQAPGERLVGTLAANLTALARGATVFRVHDCAEHRDAFAVARAIDDA from the coding sequence ATGACGCCCGAGGCCGACCTCAAGCTCGCCCGACTGCTCGGCCAGCTGCCCGGCACGCCGACGCTGATGGGCATCGTCAACGTCACGCCCGACTCCTTTTCCGACGGCGGTCGCTTCCTCACCGCCGACGCCGCGATCGCCGAAGCAAAGCGCCACGTCGCCGGCGGCGCTGCGATCATCGATGTCGGCGCGGAATCGACGCGCCCCGGCCATGCGCCGGTCGACGCGCAGGAGGAGCGCGCGCGGCTCGCCCCGGTGCTCGCGGCGCTGATCGCAAGCGTCGACGTCGCGGTCTCGATCGACACGACGAAAGCCGCCATCGCGTCCATCGCGCTGGAGGCCGGCGCTGCGATCGTCAACGACCAATGGGGCCTGCAGGGCGATCCCGCGATGGCCGGCACCGTGGCCGACGCCGGCGCCGGCCTTGTCATGATGCACAACCGCGCCGAGACCGATCCGACGCTCGATATCGTCGACGCCCTGCGCGTCTTCTTCGATCGCTCGCTCGAGATCGCCGCCGCGGCCGGCATCGCGGAGGATCGCATCATCCTCGATCCGGGCATCGGCTTCGGCAAGACCAAGGCGCAGAACCTGCGCGCGCTCGGGGCCGGCGTGGCGGCGCTCGCCGGCTACCACCTGCCGGTGCTCATCGGCGTGTCGCGCAAGTCGCTGTTTGCGGCGCTGATCGGCAAGCAGGCGCCGGGCGAGCGGCTCGTCGGCACGCTGGCCGCCAACCTGACGGCGCTCGCCCGCGGCGCCACCGTCTTCCGCGTCCACGATTGCGCCGAGCATCGCGACGCCTTTGCCGTCGCGCGTGCGATCGACGATGCCTGA
- a CDS encoding putative Dihydroneopterin aldolase (ID:RHAL1_00488;~source:Prodigal:2.6), whose protein sequence is MTRMLVRVVDANEAAEAAAAGVDAIELVLPEDSDLAEAHAVRAAFAGPLRLRGAAAAAAAALPAEEIALPYDAPAPAEAGAAVVALIGPGADRLEAIAQAKAHASAIMLEAGAQRRLVEAAGVAELDAFAFACRAAALPFGLAGGLEAPDVARLLLLEPDVLGFDIAVRRGHRPDGALDRAALDAIRALIPRHGAAAAAPRAPAVLANDRIFVRDLVVPLAIGAYQAEHGARQRVRFCVEADVERAPVAPHDMRDVFSYDVIIETIRVLAQRPHVTFVETLAEEVAASLIAHPALAAVTVKVEKLDVIEGSVGIEITRRRPL, encoded by the coding sequence ATGACCCGGATGCTGGTGCGCGTCGTCGACGCGAACGAGGCCGCCGAGGCTGCGGCCGCCGGCGTCGACGCGATCGAGCTGGTCCTGCCGGAGGACAGCGACCTCGCCGAGGCCCACGCCGTGCGCGCCGCCTTCGCCGGCCCGCTGCGGCTGCGCGGCGCCGCGGCGGCGGCCGCCGCCGCCCTCCCGGCCGAAGAGATCGCCCTCCCCTACGATGCGCCCGCGCCTGCCGAGGCGGGGGCCGCCGTCGTCGCGCTGATCGGGCCCGGCGCCGATCGCCTGGAGGCGATCGCGCAGGCCAAGGCGCACGCGAGCGCGATCATGCTGGAGGCCGGCGCGCAGCGGCGCCTCGTCGAGGCGGCGGGCGTCGCCGAGCTCGACGCCTTCGCCTTCGCCTGCCGCGCCGCCGCGCTGCCGTTCGGCCTCGCCGGCGGGCTCGAGGCGCCCGACGTCGCGCGCCTGCTGCTGCTCGAGCCCGACGTGCTCGGCTTCGACATCGCCGTGCGCCGCGGCCACAGGCCCGACGGCGCGCTCGACCGCGCCGCGCTCGATGCGATCCGCGCGCTCATCCCTCGCCACGGCGCCGCCGCCGCCGCGCCGCGCGCGCCGGCCGTGCTCGCCAACGACCGCATCTTCGTGCGCGACCTCGTCGTGCCGCTGGCGATCGGGGCCTACCAGGCCGAGCACGGGGCGCGACAGCGCGTGCGCTTCTGCGTCGAGGCCGACGTCGAGCGCGCGCCGGTGGCGCCGCACGACATGCGCGACGTGTTCTCCTACGACGTCATCATCGAGACGATCCGCGTGCTGGCCCAGCGCCCGCACGTCACCTTCGTCGAGACGCTGGCCGAGGAGGTCGCCGCCTCGCTCATCGCGCATCCCGCGCTGGCCGCCGTGACGGTGAAGGTCGAGAAGCTCGACGTGATCGAAGGCTCGGTCGGCATCGAGATCACCCGCCGGCGGCCGCTTTGA